Proteins co-encoded in one Acidobacteriota bacterium genomic window:
- a CDS encoding Gfo/Idh/MocA family oxidoreductase: MTNDCTRRAFLGAGTSLAVTTALAGRAVASAQAPIPATPVAGAIATGVIGTGGRGTADLRAVLDLGKVAAVCDVKADRLKAAVDLAARDTPASYDDYRRVLDRKDIQAVVIATPPHLHAEMAVAALQAGKHVYCEKPVAITPDTVAAVVKAVKASGKVFVSGQQLRSYRRLGSAVDKIRSGAIGDVLMVKAQRHSESDLSHTGSSADWFFDVEKSGGYLIEMSVHNLDLCNWAIGATPVKAAGFGGILLYKDDPPGRSIMDGYTLSYDYPGGVKLYFTQMVFHPKGLPGGGQFVHVYGQKGACDLMGDTRVYPLDGQAPPAELVPKVDEDQNAHMRAFYDCIRGTGHNPADVMVGATGALTAIMGHQAITTGKVVEWATIARGIA, from the coding sequence GTGACTAACGACTGCACTCGACGAGCCTTCCTCGGCGCCGGCACCTCGCTGGCCGTCACCACCGCGCTGGCGGGCCGCGCCGTGGCGTCAGCCCAGGCGCCAATCCCCGCAACGCCCGTGGCCGGCGCGATCGCGACGGGCGTCATCGGCACCGGCGGACGGGGCACGGCTGACCTGCGCGCCGTGCTCGACCTCGGCAAGGTGGCCGCGGTGTGCGACGTGAAGGCCGATCGCCTGAAGGCCGCCGTCGATCTGGCGGCGCGCGACACGCCGGCGTCGTACGACGACTATCGCCGCGTGCTGGACCGCAAGGACATCCAGGCGGTGGTCATCGCCACGCCGCCGCACCTGCACGCGGAGATGGCGGTGGCGGCGCTGCAGGCGGGCAAGCACGTCTACTGCGAAAAGCCCGTGGCGATCACGCCGGACACCGTTGCGGCCGTGGTCAAGGCCGTGAAAGCGTCAGGGAAGGTGTTCGTCTCGGGCCAGCAGCTGCGGTCGTATCGTCGTCTGGGCTCGGCGGTGGACAAGATTCGGAGCGGCGCCATCGGCGACGTGTTGATGGTGAAGGCGCAGCGGCACTCCGAGAGTGACCTGAGCCATACCGGCAGTTCGGCGGACTGGTTCTTCGACGTCGAGAAGTCCGGCGGGTACCTGATCGAGATGTCCGTGCACAACCTCGATCTGTGCAACTGGGCGATCGGCGCCACGCCGGTGAAGGCGGCCGGTTTCGGCGGCATCCTGCTGTACAAGGACGACCCGCCGGGGCGATCGATCATGGACGGCTACACGCTCAGCTACGACTATCCGGGCGGCGTGAAGCTGTACTTCACGCAGATGGTGTTCCATCCGAAGGGGCTGCCCGGCGGCGGGCAGTTCGTGCACGTCTACGGACAGAAGGGCGCGTGCGATCTGATGGGCGATACGCGCGTGTATCCGCTCGACGGCCAGGCGCCGCCGGCCGAACTCGTGCCGAAGGTCGACGAGGATCAGAACGCGCACATGCGCGCGTTCTACGACTGCATCCGCGGCACCGGCCACAACCCCGCCGACGTGATGGTCGGCGCGACAGGCGCGCTGACCGCCATCATGGGCCACCAGGCCATCACCACGGGCAAGGTCGTCGAGTGGGCGACGATTGCCAGGGGGATTGCCTGA
- a CDS encoding TIM barrel protein, with the protein MHRREFLGAVAASGLIPAVAGGRAIAQAAQPPSLAPTAFEMACMTLPYAAFPMERALEGVVKAGYRNVAWGVTHKGSDGRERPAMAVDAPPSEAAALAGRCRDMGLDPVMMFSTVFLEEAGAAEAHQRRIAQAAAARIPYVLTFGRTRPGEYERVIACLKAIGPVARQAGVMVLIKQHGGNTATGEMCARIIAEVGDEGVRLCYDAGNVLDYESHDPIADIRTCVSDIRAFAIQDHRDWPKDEDCGPGFGEIDHYRLFEPVMHTGLTIPLVFENIFEPLVPRPSTAEGIDALARRAREYVDGVIRGLRTRA; encoded by the coding sequence ATGCACAGACGGGAGTTCCTCGGAGCCGTGGCTGCGTCGGGGTTGATACCGGCCGTCGCTGGTGGACGGGCGATCGCGCAGGCGGCCCAGCCGCCATCGCTGGCGCCGACGGCGTTCGAGATGGCCTGCATGACGTTGCCGTACGCGGCCTTCCCGATGGAACGCGCGCTCGAGGGCGTCGTGAAGGCGGGGTATCGGAACGTGGCGTGGGGTGTCACGCACAAGGGGAGCGACGGGCGCGAGCGTCCGGCGATGGCCGTCGACGCGCCACCGTCGGAGGCCGCGGCGCTCGCCGGCAGGTGCCGCGACATGGGACTCGATCCCGTGATGATGTTCTCGACGGTCTTCCTCGAAGAGGCAGGCGCCGCCGAGGCGCATCAGCGGCGCATCGCGCAGGCGGCCGCGGCGCGGATCCCCTACGTGCTCACGTTCGGCCGTACGCGGCCCGGCGAGTACGAGCGCGTGATCGCGTGCCTGAAGGCCATCGGGCCCGTGGCGCGCCAGGCGGGCGTGATGGTGCTCATCAAGCAGCACGGCGGGAACACGGCCACCGGCGAGATGTGCGCGCGGATCATCGCCGAGGTAGGAGACGAGGGCGTGCGCCTGTGTTACGACGCGGGCAACGTGCTCGACTACGAGAGCCATGATCCGATCGCCGACATCAGGACGTGCGTCTCGGACATCCGCGCGTTCGCGATCCAGGACCATCGCGACTGGCCGAAAGACGAGGATTGCGGCCCGGGTTTCGGCGAGATCGATCACTACCGCCTCTTCGAGCCCGTCATGCACACGGGGCTGACGATCCCGCTCGTCTTCGAGAACATCTTCGAACCGCTCGTGCCGCGCCCGTCGACGGCGGAAGGCATCGATGCGCTCGCGCGCCGCGCGAGGGAATACGTGGACGGCGTGATTCGCGGACTGCGCACGCGCGCCTGA
- a CDS encoding PAS domain S-box protein — MPTGRLDARAVLAAGPDAPTRIASPPVTVPSRPAWSRDTALPVLGLALAIVILAIDIEAPVGTAIGILYVGVILLGLWSPWRAYPLVAAYVSSALVLVDLYLAWDPQAAPGVLVNGLLRIAVFVITAFVVRRFVAVERQAQVSVEHLSDFKRALDAAAIVAITDVRGRITYVNDKFVEISGYTSDELIGQDHRIINSGHHPPEFIRAIWHTIASGRVWHGEIRNRAKDGHYYWVDTTIVPFVNEAGKPYQYIAIRADVTARKAAEDSLTHQAALARVGQMAAVLAHEVRNPLAGIRGAMQVLIGRRRADDPERGVMQEILARTEALNDLISDLLVFARPRPPRFADVDLLPLIDDVFAAVRQDPAGAEIELDVTGPALMVHSDADLTRATILNLVLNAAQALAGEGRITVSLTPTVDGFVQVQVRDTGPGIPPDIRAQIFEPFFTTKARGGGLGLPIAQRTAELHGGSLSVYCPPDGGTVFTLTLPRATAAAAG, encoded by the coding sequence ATGCCCACAGGGAGGTTGGACGCTCGTGCCGTGCTGGCCGCTGGCCCGGACGCGCCAACCCGGATAGCATCGCCGCCAGTGACCGTCCCCTCACGCCCCGCATGGTCGCGCGACACCGCCCTGCCCGTCCTGGGTCTCGCGCTTGCCATCGTCATCCTCGCCATCGACATCGAAGCGCCCGTCGGCACGGCGATCGGAATCCTGTACGTGGGCGTGATCCTCCTCGGCTTGTGGAGTCCATGGCGCGCGTACCCACTGGTGGCTGCCTACGTGTCGTCGGCGCTCGTTCTGGTCGATCTGTACCTCGCATGGGATCCGCAGGCCGCGCCGGGCGTGTTGGTCAACGGCCTGCTGCGGATCGCGGTGTTCGTCATCACGGCGTTCGTCGTCCGCCGCTTCGTCGCGGTGGAGCGGCAGGCGCAGGTCAGCGTGGAGCACCTGAGCGACTTCAAGCGCGCGCTCGACGCCGCGGCGATCGTGGCCATCACCGACGTGCGCGGCCGCATCACGTACGTCAACGACAAGTTCGTGGAGATCTCGGGCTACACCTCCGACGAACTGATCGGACAGGACCATCGCATCATCAATTCGGGCCACCATCCTCCCGAGTTCATCCGCGCGATCTGGCACACGATCGCCAGCGGACGCGTGTGGCACGGCGAGATCCGCAATCGCGCGAAGGACGGGCACTACTACTGGGTGGACACGACGATCGTGCCGTTCGTCAACGAGGCGGGCAAGCCGTACCAGTACATCGCCATCCGCGCCGACGTCACGGCGCGCAAGGCCGCCGAGGACTCGCTCACGCACCAGGCGGCGCTGGCACGCGTCGGTCAGATGGCTGCCGTGCTCGCGCACGAGGTGCGCAACCCGCTGGCCGGGATCCGCGGCGCCATGCAGGTCCTCATCGGCCGTCGGCGCGCCGACGACCCCGAGCGGGGCGTGATGCAGGAGATCCTCGCGCGCACCGAGGCACTCAACGACCTGATCAGCGACCTGCTCGTGTTCGCGCGCCCGCGTCCGCCGCGCTTTGCCGACGTCGACCTCCTGCCCCTGATAGACGATGTGTTCGCGGCGGTGCGGCAGGATCCGGCGGGCGCCGAGATCGAGCTCGACGTGACGGGCCCCGCGCTGATGGTCCACTCGGACGCCGATCTGACGCGCGCGACGATCCTCAACCTCGTGCTCAACGCCGCACAGGCGCTGGCAGGCGAAGGGCGCATCACCGTGTCGTTGACGCCCACGGTCGATGGATTCGTGCAGGTGCAGGTCCGCGACACGGGCCCCGGCATTCCGCCGGACATCCGGGCGCAGATCTTCGAACCGTTCTTCACCACGAAGGCGCGCGGTGGCGGGCTCGGCCTACCCATCGCGCAACGGACGGCGGAGCTCCACGGCGGATCGCTCTCCGTCTATTGCCCGCCCGATGGCGGTACCGTGTTCACGCTGACGCTGCCGCGCGCCACGGCCGCTGCCGCGGGTTGA
- a CDS encoding alkaline phosphatase, producing the protein MRTVLVALGAFILSSPVAYGATTIRIMPPDGGVLVAGQIMDIRVEATSSDAAAPTGLRVWVDGQEWTARNDPKAQDGAPANTANFLSRRFSASRQGPLVIRATTSDGASAESHLQVETWAGPARRRQPRARNVIFFLGDGMGAAHRTAARIVSRGTHNGKAAGRLAMDTLEVTGQVMTGSLNAVITDSSPGMAAYVTGQKNANNQEGVFPDNTPDPFDNPRMEYLGEILRRTRGPGFNVGIVTTADLTDSTPAANAAHTSSRFAGPGIAAQFFDERATNGVTVLMGGGANHFAPKDAGGTRPDTRNLIEEFRGAGYDTVRNGTDVRRLLDPQTPAPKALLGLFHAQHMVVAFDKVGAGRYSDELALEKNAPYRDTPMLEDMTRLALRSLTAHSPAGFYLMVEGASIDKRAHAADQERSIWDIIEFDRAIAVALEFAKQTNSDNNPDNDTLVIVTADHETGGMGIIGVGNEHYVPSQIGKAVRDYAAVFRFLPEQVLPFTTNYVVDERGFPVDPDPTRKLLLGWSAAPDRIENWMADRVQTEAGVLKKEDDGRLVAVANPARGEAGGVPGFVVSGTIENGETACPDSRGCPADTASNGHTFAGHTASDVPLSASGPGAWQFTGVYENSDVLLKILRATAGTYPPK; encoded by the coding sequence ATGCGTACCGTCCTCGTCGCACTTGGCGCTTTCATCCTCTCGTCGCCGGTCGCCTACGGAGCGACCACCATCCGCATCATGCCGCCCGATGGCGGCGTGCTCGTCGCCGGACAGATCATGGACATCCGCGTCGAGGCAACCAGCAGCGACGCCGCGGCGCCCACGGGTCTGCGCGTCTGGGTCGATGGCCAGGAATGGACCGCGCGCAACGACCCGAAGGCCCAGGATGGCGCCCCGGCCAACACCGCCAACTTCCTCTCGCGCCGCTTCAGCGCCTCGCGCCAGGGGCCGCTCGTGATTCGCGCTACGACGAGCGACGGCGCGTCCGCCGAATCGCACCTGCAGGTCGAGACGTGGGCGGGCCCCGCGCGCCGACGCCAACCGCGCGCGCGCAACGTCATCTTCTTCCTCGGCGACGGCATGGGCGCCGCCCACCGCACGGCCGCGCGCATCGTCTCGCGCGGGACCCACAACGGCAAGGCCGCCGGCCGGCTCGCGATGGACACATTGGAGGTCACGGGACAGGTGATGACCGGTTCGCTCAACGCCGTGATCACCGACTCGTCGCCCGGTATGGCCGCCTACGTCACCGGGCAGAAGAACGCCAACAACCAGGAGGGCGTGTTCCCCGACAACACGCCGGATCCGTTCGACAACCCGCGTATGGAGTACCTCGGCGAGATCCTGCGGCGCACGCGCGGTCCCGGATTCAACGTCGGCATCGTGACCACCGCCGATCTCACCGACTCGACGCCGGCGGCCAACGCGGCGCACACGTCGAGCCGCTTCGCGGGACCCGGCATCGCCGCGCAGTTCTTCGACGAACGCGCGACCAACGGCGTGACGGTGCTGATGGGCGGCGGCGCGAACCACTTCGCCCCGAAGGACGCGGGCGGCACGCGGCCGGACACCCGCAACCTGATCGAGGAGTTCCGCGGCGCGGGCTACGACACCGTGCGCAACGGCACCGACGTGCGGCGTCTTCTCGATCCGCAGACGCCGGCGCCGAAGGCGCTGCTCGGACTCTTCCATGCACAGCACATGGTGGTGGCTTTCGACAAGGTCGGCGCCGGGCGGTACAGCGACGAGCTCGCGCTCGAGAAGAACGCGCCGTACCGCGACACGCCGATGCTCGAGGACATGACCCGCCTCGCGCTCAGGTCGCTCACGGCACACTCGCCGGCAGGCTTCTATCTGATGGTGGAAGGCGCGTCGATCGACAAGCGCGCGCATGCCGCGGATCAGGAACGCTCCATCTGGGACATCATCGAGTTCGATCGCGCGATCGCCGTTGCGCTGGAGTTCGCGAAGCAGACCAACAGCGACAACAATCCGGACAACGACACGCTCGTGATCGTCACCGCCGACCACGAGACGGGCGGCATGGGCATCATCGGCGTGGGCAACGAGCACTACGTGCCGTCGCAGATCGGCAAGGCCGTGCGCGACTACGCCGCCGTCTTCCGCTTCCTGCCCGAGCAGGTCCTCCCCTTCACCACCAACTACGTGGTGGACGAGCGCGGTTTCCCCGTCGATCCCGATCCCACGCGCAAGCTGTTGCTCGGATGGTCCGCGGCGCCCGATCGCATCGAGAACTGGATGGCCGATCGCGTGCAGACCGAAGCCGGCGTGCTGAAGAAGGAAGACGATGGGCGGCTCGTGGCGGTGGCCAATCCGGCCCGCGGCGAGGCGGGCGGCGTGCCCGGGTTCGTCGTGTCCGGCACGATCGAGAACGGCGAGACCGCATGTCCCGATTCGCGCGGATGCCCGGCAGACACGGCGTCCAACGGCCACACGTTCGCGGGCCACACGGCGTCCGACGTGCCGCTCTCCGCGTCAGGCCCCGGCGCGTGGCAGTTCACGGGCGTGTACGAGAACTCCGACGTGCTGCTGAAGATCCTGCGCGCGACGGCGGGCACCTATCCGCCGAAGTGA
- a CDS encoding ring-cleaving dioxygenase — MQRSIPGLHHVTAITRDPHRNAGFYVRVLELALVKRTVNFDVPDVFHLYYGDAAGHPGTLLTFFVRLNGESGRQGNGQATRVRLSVPTSHVQPWAEWLTEHGVGVERGETWCGAPALSFRDPDGLSLELVGVPEGGVTYDRPRVILGLHSVELPTVDPAPTSALLTDTMGFHIVEARASRRRFAMSGGEPGVFVDVLTDTTGADGAMGVGCVHHVAFRTEDDDGQRAWQARLRGAGLDVTDVRNRTYFRSIYFHEPGGVRLEIATDGPGFAVDEPAHALGARLQLPSSLEHARRELENRLGDLPGSVI, encoded by the coding sequence ATGCAGCGGTCCATCCCGGGGTTGCACCACGTCACGGCCATCACTCGCGATCCGCATCGCAACGCCGGCTTCTACGTACGGGTACTGGAACTCGCCCTCGTCAAGCGCACCGTCAACTTCGACGTACCAGACGTCTTTCATCTCTACTACGGCGACGCGGCGGGACACCCGGGTACGCTGCTCACGTTCTTCGTCAGGCTAAATGGCGAGTCCGGTCGTCAGGGCAACGGTCAGGCAACGCGCGTCAGGCTCAGCGTGCCGACGTCGCACGTCCAGCCCTGGGCCGAATGGCTCACGGAGCATGGCGTCGGCGTCGAACGCGGCGAGACGTGGTGCGGCGCGCCAGCGCTCTCGTTCCGCGATCCTGATGGCCTCTCGCTCGAACTCGTCGGCGTGCCGGAGGGCGGCGTGACGTACGACAGACCGCGCGTGATTCTGGGGCTCCACAGCGTCGAACTGCCGACGGTCGATCCAGCCCCCACCAGCGCGCTGCTGACCGACACCATGGGATTCCACATCGTCGAAGCGCGGGCGTCGCGACGACGATTCGCGATGTCGGGCGGTGAGCCGGGCGTGTTCGTCGACGTGCTGACCGACACCACCGGCGCCGACGGGGCGATGGGCGTTGGCTGCGTGCACCACGTCGCGTTCCGCACCGAAGACGATGACGGGCAGCGCGCGTGGCAGGCACGCCTGCGAGGCGCGGGCCTCGACGTGACCGACGTCAGGAACCGCACGTACTTCCGGTCGATCTACTTTCACGAGCCTGGCGGCGTACGCCTCGAGATCGCGACCGACGGGCCTGGATTCGCCGTCGACGAACCCGCACACGCGCTCGGCGCGCGTCTTCAGCTGCCCTCGTCGCTGGAACACGCGCGTCGCGAACTGGAGAACCGCCTCGGCGACCTCCCTGGCTCCGTCATCTGA
- a CDS encoding class I SAM-dependent methyltransferase: protein MMFSALGIGRQDFGADTTTIPPVASPLRYSDALVNPEHPPDLDAHEARWGRCTPQALVAPGDARKVLRRIPLAARLAVAAIRDPTAFRTTMVAIRRYGALQKPLELFEYLRVVRRQRVVRFMEIGTLWGGTFFAHCASTAPDGHAIAIDAFPQESADAMSARYRAFAQPAQRVTCVWGDSHADETKHAVATALDGAALDLLFLDGDHSSEGAARDYEMYAPLVRSGGMIAFHDIDAAHEGGVPALWRSLRERHRSLDIVDRRHAPHGLGIGILFKE from the coding sequence ATGATGTTCTCTGCGCTCGGCATCGGCAGACAGGATTTCGGCGCGGACACTACCACGATCCCTCCCGTCGCCTCGCCCCTGCGCTATAGTGACGCGCTGGTGAACCCCGAACATCCGCCAGATCTCGACGCGCACGAAGCGCGATGGGGCCGCTGTACGCCGCAGGCGCTCGTCGCGCCCGGTGATGCGCGCAAGGTCTTGCGGCGCATACCGCTGGCGGCGCGCCTGGCGGTGGCGGCGATCCGCGATCCCACGGCGTTTCGCACCACGATGGTGGCCATTCGCCGGTACGGCGCCCTGCAAAAGCCCCTGGAGCTGTTCGAGTACCTGCGCGTCGTCCGGCGGCAGCGTGTGGTGCGATTCATGGAGATCGGCACGCTGTGGGGCGGAACGTTCTTCGCGCACTGCGCGTCGACGGCGCCGGACGGCCACGCCATCGCCATCGACGCGTTTCCGCAGGAGAGTGCCGACGCGATGTCGGCGCGATATCGTGCGTTCGCACAGCCGGCGCAGCGCGTCACCTGCGTCTGGGGCGACTCGCACGCCGACGAGACGAAGCACGCCGTGGCGACGGCACTCGACGGCGCGGCGCTCGACCTGCTGTTCCTCGACGGCGATCACTCGTCCGAGGGAGCCGCGCGCGACTATGAAATGTACGCGCCGCTCGTGCGCTCGGGCGGCATGATCGCGTTCCACGACATAGACGCCGCACACGAGGGCGGCGTCCCCGCGCTCTGGCGCTCGCTGCGCGAGCGGCACCGGAGCCTGGACATCGTCGATCGCCGGCACGCGCCGCACGGGCTCGGCATCGGCATCCTCTTCAAGGAGTAG
- a CDS encoding AMP-binding protein, which produces MPSAENIIEALIAHARDRPDAVAYSAAGETTTYGELLRDVRHIAGAFARRGVGRGDRCVIALPTGLDLIRAVYATQLLAAVPVVVNPSLPPDAIRRRLHLVRASLAVGEVPLVAGVATGDTAYGAVSVEDVATCQASPTPDVQPAPEDTAFLQLTSGTTGEPRAAVITHRSLTASLRMTAACLAFSADDVLATWVPLHHDLGLVRYVFNALFVGASSHLVPPSMGNLHPWLALVARVRATVTGAPDSAYRLSAHTVDPTGLDLSALRFAGNGGEPVRLATIEAFERRFACPGVVRPAYGLAEATLVVTTTRPGERLRVDSHGVVSCGRVLEGMDLRIANADGLALPPGSTGEILTRGIPVFSGYFDDEDATRRTLRDGWLHTGDVGHVDGDGYLFVTARARVLIKRGGVAIAPREIEDAVHRVPGVASAAAVGVVLSTLTGTEDVVVVAEHAAPVPTSGPDADALVAAIGAEVRRAMGFTPGRILLVPAGRLPRTAAGKVQYDELRRLVIAGSLG; this is translated from the coding sequence ATGCCGAGCGCAGAGAACATCATCGAGGCCCTGATCGCCCACGCGCGCGATCGGCCGGACGCCGTGGCGTACTCGGCCGCCGGCGAAACGACGACGTACGGCGAATTGCTTCGAGACGTGAGGCACATCGCCGGCGCGTTCGCCCGCCGAGGCGTCGGCCGCGGCGACAGGTGCGTCATCGCGCTCCCGACAGGCCTCGATCTGATTCGCGCGGTGTACGCCACGCAGCTGCTCGCCGCCGTGCCTGTCGTCGTCAACCCGAGCCTGCCGCCTGACGCGATCCGTCGTCGCCTGCACCTGGTACGTGCGTCTCTCGCGGTCGGTGAGGTGCCCCTCGTCGCCGGCGTTGCCACGGGCGATACCGCGTACGGTGCCGTGTCGGTCGAGGACGTCGCGACGTGTCAGGCCTCGCCGACGCCTGACGTGCAACCGGCGCCGGAGGACACGGCGTTCCTGCAGCTCACCTCCGGCACGACCGGCGAGCCGCGTGCCGCGGTCATCACGCATCGCAGCCTGACGGCGTCGCTGCGCATGACGGCCGCCTGCCTTGCGTTCTCCGCAGACGACGTGTTGGCGACATGGGTGCCGCTCCACCACGACCTGGGTCTCGTGCGCTACGTGTTCAACGCGCTCTTCGTGGGCGCGTCGTCGCATCTGGTGCCGCCGTCGATGGGGAACCTGCATCCGTGGCTGGCGCTCGTCGCGCGCGTCAGAGCCACGGTCACCGGTGCTCCGGACTCCGCGTATCGCCTGTCGGCACACACCGTCGATCCCACCGGGCTCGATCTCTCGGCGCTGCGCTTCGCAGGCAATGGTGGTGAACCCGTCAGGCTCGCGACGATCGAGGCATTCGAACGGCGATTCGCGTGTCCCGGCGTGGTGCGCCCCGCGTATGGACTTGCCGAAGCGACGCTGGTGGTGACGACCACGCGTCCCGGCGAACGTCTCCGCGTCGACAGCCATGGCGTGGTTTCGTGCGGCAGAGTGCTGGAGGGCATGGACCTTCGGATTGCCAATGCGGATGGCCTCGCGTTGCCACCCGGATCGACGGGCGAGATCCTCACGCGTGGGATACCCGTCTTCAGCGGCTATTTCGACGATGAGGATGCGACGCGACGGACGCTGCGTGATGGCTGGCTCCACACGGGTGATGTCGGGCATGTCGATGGCGACGGGTATCTGTTCGTCACGGCTCGCGCGCGTGTGTTGATCAAGCGCGGCGGCGTGGCCATCGCGCCGCGCGAGATCGAGGACGCGGTGCATCGCGTGCCGGGCGTGGCCAGTGCGGCGGCCGTCGGCGTGGTCCTGTCGACGCTGACAGGCACCGAGGACGTCGTCGTTGTCGCCGAACATGCCGCGCCCGTGCCGACGAGCGGGCCCGACGCCGACGCCCTCGTCGCCGCGATCGGGGCGGAGGTTCGACGGGCGATGGGCTTCACGCCGGGAAGGATCCTGCTCGTGCCGGCCGGTCGCCTGCCTCGTACCGCAGCCGGCAAGGTGCAGTACGACGAACTGCGACGTCTCGTGATCGCCGGTTCACTCGGGTGA
- a CDS encoding succinylglutamate desuccinylase/aspartoacylase family protein, whose product MLRTFLSALIVTTALTHAVAFAQALAATDTELSYIDTGIENASPVWYERAEDGAYLVHLLYDHERDSPNRAAGHISVRLVGRPGARITIEFRNLDNVWNGTPGSVARELRSVAISPDGDTWTTVPTTALPDNRVRVTVTMPGESLWLARMQPYRLSDLDRFLARVSASPHASVATIGHTVQGRPLEIITIGNEEAPTRVFVRARAHPWESGSNWVAQGLVDRLLRDDAVAREWRARHVLYVLPMANKDGVARGLTRFNANGRDLNRNWQSPADATLVPENAALERWLEAMIAKGRTPTLAIELHNDGRGLLHISRPPVPGLDAHLARMARLEALLRAHTWFTEGHTDGEFRNSGTLGDGWLQRYGIDAVVHELNANWIEGRKSHTSATLWQEYGASLVPVLDAYLQGR is encoded by the coding sequence ATGTTGCGTACTTTCCTCTCGGCCCTCATCGTCACGACTGCGCTGACACACGCCGTCGCGTTCGCGCAGGCGCTGGCGGCAACCGACACCGAACTCTCGTACATCGACACGGGCATCGAGAACGCCTCGCCCGTCTGGTACGAGCGTGCGGAGGATGGCGCGTATCTCGTGCACCTCCTCTACGACCACGAGCGCGACTCACCGAATCGCGCCGCTGGTCACATCAGCGTGCGGCTCGTCGGACGCCCCGGCGCGCGCATCACGATCGAGTTCCGCAATCTCGACAACGTCTGGAACGGCACACCCGGGTCGGTGGCGCGGGAACTCCGAAGCGTGGCGATCTCACCGGACGGCGACACGTGGACCACGGTGCCCACCACCGCATTGCCGGACAACCGTGTACGCGTCACCGTGACGATGCCCGGGGAATCGCTGTGGCTGGCGCGCATGCAGCCGTATCGCCTGTCGGATCTCGATCGCTTCCTCGCGCGCGTCAGCGCGAGCCCTCACGCGTCTGTCGCCACGATCGGCCACACGGTGCAGGGGCGTCCGCTGGAGATCATCACCATCGGGAACGAGGAAGCACCGACGCGCGTGTTCGTGCGCGCACGGGCGCATCCGTGGGAGTCTGGCAGCAACTGGGTGGCGCAGGGGCTCGTGGATCGACTGCTGCGAGACGATGCCGTGGCGCGGGAATGGCGGGCACGCCACGTGCTGTACGTGCTGCCGATGGCCAACAAGGACGGCGTGGCACGCGGCCTCACGCGCTTCAACGCCAACGGGCGCGACCTGAATCGCAACTGGCAATCACCGGCTGACGCCACGCTCGTGCCCGAGAACGCGGCGCTCGAACGCTGGCTGGAGGCGATGATCGCGAAGGGGCGCACGCCCACCCTCGCCATCGAACTGCACAACGACGGACGCGGCCTGCTGCACATCAGCCGTCCGCCGGTGCCGGGCCTCGACGCGCACCTCGCACGCATGGCGCGCCTCGAAGCCCTGCTCCGCGCGCACACGTGGTTCACCGAAGGCCACACCGACGGCGAGTTCCGCAACAGCGGCACGCTCGGCGACGGCTGGCTGCAACGCTACGGCATCGACGCGGTGGTCCACGAGCTCAACGCCAACTGGATCGAAGGCCGCAAGAGCCACACGTCCGCCACCCTGTGGCAGGAATACGGCGCGTCACTGGTTCCTGTCCTCGACGCGTACCTGCAGGGCAGGTAG
- a CDS encoding GNAT family N-acetyltransferase: MRVRPTTDDDAPALQALVEAVARERRYLGSTDGFTIAQTREYLSHVRASNGVALVLVDADRLIGWVDIVCGPFEGLRHYGRLGMGLAPDARGRGLGQRLLDDALAEGFGKGLTRIELEVFGSNLRAIALYRRAGFVEEGRRRLARILDGTEDDILLFGLLRREWRGEPRLPTP; the protein is encoded by the coding sequence ATGCGCGTCAGACCCACCACTGACGACGACGCGCCGGCGCTGCAGGCGCTCGTGGAGGCCGTGGCGCGCGAGCGCAGGTACCTCGGCTCGACGGACGGCTTCACGATCGCGCAAACGCGCGAGTACCTGTCGCACGTGCGCGCGTCCAACGGCGTCGCGCTCGTGCTCGTCGATGCCGATCGCCTCATCGGCTGGGTCGACATCGTCTGCGGTCCCTTCGAGGGACTCAGGCACTACGGCCGCCTCGGGATGGGCCTCGCGCCGGACGCACGAGGCCGCGGCCTGGGGCAGCGCCTGCTCGACGATGCCCTCGCCGAAGGGTTCGGCAAGGGCCTGACGCGGATCGAGCTCGAAGTCTTCGGGTCCAACCTGCGGGCGATCGCGTTGTACAGGCGCGCGGGATTCGTCGAAGAAGGCCGCCGGCGCCTCGCGCGCATCCTCGACGGGACCGAGGACGACATCCTGCTGTTCGGCCTGCTCCGCCGCGAGTGGCGCGGCGAGCCCCGCCTTCCGACTCCCTGA